In Myxococcales bacterium, the DNA window CGAATCCAGGCCCGGTAGCGATCGCCGCAAGCGTCGCATGCGCATCAGATCGCCGATTTTCGAGTAGCGCTGGTAGCCGCCATTGACCTCGTCGGAGCCTTCGCCGGCGAGTACGACCGTGACCTCCCGCTTGGCCAATTCGGATACGGTGTATAGAGGAATGACCGAGGTATTGATGAGCGGTTCCTCGAGGTGCCAGACGATCTTTTCGAGTAGCTCGGCCGAGGTTGGTTTAATCAGGGCCTCGTGGTGGTCGGTCTGGTGAAACGTGGACACCTCGCGCGCCTCTTTCGATTCGTCGTGCCAGCCCGTGCCGAACCCTGCCGTATAGGTTCTGATCGGATGGTCAGAGAAGCTGGCAGCCATCGCGACCAGCGAGCCCGAGTCGAGGCCGCCACTGAGAAAGGCGCCGACTGGAACATCGCTGATCAGATGTCCTTCCACGGTCTCGAGCAATTTCTCGCGGAGTTCTTCTACCCAACTATCGAAAGACCGGGGTGCGGGTATTTCTGCTTCAGGACCGGGCGGGCGCCAGTACTCATGAATCTGCGTCTTGCCATCCTGGCACAGGAGGTAGTGACCGGCAGAAAGTTTCGAAATGCCTTCGAACGCAGTTCGGGGTGGCAGCGTGAAGCGATGGGCGAAGTGTTGCAACAATCCCACCGTGTCCACTCCGGCCGCTACTTCGGGATGCCGCAGAATCGCTTTGATTTCCGACGCCATGATGAGCGAGGAATTGTCTAGTCGATAGTAGAGAGGCTTGATGCCGAGGCGGTCGCGGGCGGCGAAGAGCAGCTGCCGCTTGGAATCCCAGATCACGAAGGCAAACATGCCTCGCAGGCGTTTGAGGCAGCCCTCTACCCCCCATTCCTGGTAACCGTGGAGAATGACCTCTGTGTCCGAGCGAGATCGAAAGCGATAACCGCGCCCGAGCAATTCCTTGCGCAGCGAGGGAAAGTTGTAGATCTCCCCGTTGAACGTCAGACGCACGCTGCCGTCTTCGTTCACCATCGGTTGTCTGCCATCCGGTGAGAGATCGATGATAGAGAGGCGACGATGCGCCAGGCCGATCTGCCCATCCACCCAGTAGCCCGCATCGTCGGGTCCCCGATGGGTCATGGTGTCCGCCATCTCGCGCAGCAAAGACTCGTCGAGGCTGCCAGATCTATCGAACAAATAGTGAGCCAGGATTCCGCACATATTATTCGATCGGTCTCCAGCTCAATCTTCTGCACGGTTCAAGCACGGGAAACCTCCTTCCATTTGGCGTACATCAGAAGAGTCCAGATTCGTGCCGCATGATCTTCTCCGCGATCGTAGAACGCGGCGAGTTCTTCTTGAACGACGCCAGAATCCAGAGGCGCCATGAGTTCCGAGTTGTTCAGGAGATCGCGAGCCATCGTTCGGAGGGGGCCGCGCAGCCAATCCGCCAGGGGAATCCCGAAGCCCATCTTGCGACGGTAGAGAATCTCTCGTGGCAGGTATCGTTCGCCGAGTTTCTTCAACAGATATTTCCCAGTGCGGTCACGCACCTTGAAATGGACAGGCAACGAAGCGCAGAATTCGATCACCTTATGATCGAGAAACGGCGCTCGGGTTTCCAGCGAGCAATGCATGGAGGCGATATCCATTTTTGGCAGAAGATCTGACGCCAAGTAGCCGTGGTGGTCCATCCAGAGCATTCGCTCAATCGGCTCGTCGGCATAAACCCGCGCTTTCTGCAGCGAAAGCGTGCGGTAGTTTTCGAGCAGGGGGCTCGGTCCGGGCTCTCCACTCCTGGTCTGGCTCAGCAATCTGGCTCGAACGAGATCGGTGAAATAGGGTGTCTTGTAATGAGATTCGATTTCAGGAAAGAGGTAGCGGCGGATGATCCGGCGGCGAATTTTCGTGGGAAGCGAATTGTCGTCAATCAGGCTGGGGATGAGTCGCGCCAAGTTCTCAGGTGATGTTCGCGGGGCGAGTGCTCGGCTGAGGTGCAGGCCCAAGGGAGAGAGCTGATACTTTGCATAGCCCCCAAGCAACTCATCGCCTCCATCTCCTACGAGCGCAACGGTGACATGTTGGCGAGCGGCTTTGCATACGTAGAAGGAGGGAACCGCCGACACGTCCGCAAAAGGCTCGCCGTGACGCAGCGCGATGGTGTCGATCAGTGACTCGACGTCTGGAGTGAGCACTTTGGGGTGATGGTTGGTTGCGTAACGATCCGCGACCTGTTGCGCGTAGGGGAGTTCATTGAACTCCTTTTCGCTGAATCCGATACTGAAGGTGTCGACGGGTGTGTCTTGCATTTGCGCCATCAGCGCGACAATGAGGCTCGAGTCCACACCGCCGCT includes these proteins:
- the asnB gene encoding asparagine synthase (glutamine-hydrolyzing): MFDRSGSLDESLLREMADTMTHRGPDDAGYWVDGQIGLAHRRLSIIDLSPDGRQPMVNEDGSVRLTFNGEIYNFPSLRKELLGRGYRFRSRSDTEVILHGYQEWGVEGCLKRLRGMFAFVIWDSKRQLLFAARDRLGIKPLYYRLDNSSLIMASEIKAILRHPEVAAGVDTVGLLQHFAHRFTLPPRTAFEGISKLSAGHYLLCQDGKTQIHEYWRPPGPEAEIPAPRSFDSWVEELREKLLETVEGHLISDVPVGAFLSGGLDSGSLVAMAASFSDHPIRTYTAGFGTGWHDESKEAREVSTFHQTDHHEALIKPTSAELLEKIVWHLEEPLINTSVIPLYTVSELAKREVTVVLAGEGSDEVNGGYQRYSKIGDLMRMRRLRRSLPGLDSALNFVSGMLPSSPFITRVQRMNRITHARCGEYVALTTSALGIEGGGQRSLFNPDINANFNDMALEAESTLLDGYHDLPEERQKFFIYDMRGWLANELLIRADKISMAHSLEARVPYLDHELVEFCLSMPSEMKFRNGATKALLRKAMQPSLPEQTSRRKQHGFVVPIGEWIRGDWRELVMDLSRDPRTRSRSIFDAGRIDEIIDEHMNGRADWTSSIFGFLITEIWHRTYLDG
- the asnB gene encoding asparagine synthase (glutamine-hydrolyzing), with the translated sequence MCGIAGQVEWSGVPTDADVADIARRIRHRGPDDSGLWRSPQGHCVLGHARLSIIDLSSAGHQPMLDSETGNSIVYNGEIYNFQEQRDELVASGYQFHSNTDTEVLLALYRRYGVDCLERLRGMFAFAIWDESKRRLFMARDRVGKKPFAYALTPRGIVFSSEIDPLVRHPLVDSTIDVEGLELYTHLQCIPDPWTIYRSIRKLPPAHYALFDDKGFRIEEYWNIDYTQKLEISEEDALDTFDEKLREATKLRTISDVPLGVLLSGGVDSSLIVALMAQMQDTPVDTFSIGFSEKEFNELPYAQQVADRYATNHHPKVLTPDVESLIDTIALRHGEPFADVSAVPSFYVCKAARQHVTVALVGDGGDELLGGYAKYQLSPLGLHLSRALAPRTSPENLARLIPSLIDDNSLPTKIRRRIIRRYLFPEIESHYKTPYFTDLVRARLLSQTRSGEPGPSPLLENYRTLSLQKARVYADEPIERMLWMDHHGYLASDLLPKMDIASMHCSLETRAPFLDHKVIEFCASLPVHFKVRDRTGKYLLKKLGERYLPREILYRRKMGFGIPLADWLRGPLRTMARDLLNNSELMAPLDSGVVQEELAAFYDRGEDHAARIWTLLMYAKWKEVSRA